The Pseudomonas graminis region TCTTAGCGCTAAACACTAAACTCTCGTAGACACTCATCTAATATCCAAATCGCGCTTTCTATAAAAAGGTTCTAAGAATAGTTCGTATAATCGTTGTTTAGGCCTCATCAAATTAGCCTGCACCGTTAAGCCCGCCTTTAATTGATAGCGCACGTCATTAACAGTGATAGATTGATCTTGCAGTGCAACACGAATCAAGAAGAAATCGCTTTTTGCGCTTGCTCCATCAACATAGTGGCGACCTGCTGAGTTATAAGGATTGGCGGTAGAGCCCGTTACAGATATTACCCTTCCCCTTCCAAACCCATAGTGCTGATAAGGATAAGCATCAAACCGCAGTTCGACCTCGTCCCCCGCCGTTACGAAGCCCACTGCAGAACTTGAGGCATATAGCACCGCTTCCATTGTTGAATGCTCAGGGACAAGGGTTAGCACTTCACCGCCCACCAGCACGGACTGGCCGACGCCAACAGAAATGGAACTGACAACCCCGGCTACTGTTGCAGTAACTGGAAAATCCCGCTCATGATCTTTTTGTCTAGCGCTGTTAGTGATTACACCCAACTGCCTTCTGAGTGTTGAGATTTGAGTTCCAAGGTTAACGACAGCTCGCCTACTTTTTTCACGCAACTCATCTGCTTCAATATCGACAGCTGTCGTTTCACTCCGCAATCTCTCACGACGCTGAAGCTGAATATTATATTCTGTTTTTTTAATCTGAACCTGCTCTACAGACACATAACCTTTTTTTAATAATTCACTATACCTACTGACCGCGTTTAAGCTTACCGCCAAAAGCTGATTTTGACTATTAATCTGGCTTTCAATACGAGCGGCTTTCTCTTTAAGCCTGCTCAGTGACTGTGGCAGCGCACTAGCCTCGTGGGCCGACTGAATTTCCAGTTGATTGATTTCCGCCTGAAGTAGCTCAATGCTCTTAGCCAACCCATCAACCTCCGCCTTGATAAGTGGTTTCTTATCTAAATCGTATCGTTCACTCGAAACCACAAACAAAACGTCCCCTTTTTTCACCACACTGCCTACTTCGACATGTCGCGCTACGACTAACCCAGCTCTCGCGGGAGTGATTCTTATCAGGCCTTTCTCAGGTAGAATTTCACCCACCACCAGAGTTCGCTTATTGAATGTACCTACTCCAAATAAGACAATTAAAGCCGCCACTACTAGCATGCTAAAAGTCACTACATACTTAAATGTTATAGGGCGTACAATCAATATTTCGCCTACTTCAAGTGCATTGAAATCCTTGACTGCCTCCGTTCGAAATAACCCTGCTCTTGGATTCAACTCAGCACCTTAGATACGCCTCCAAAATATGCATTCAACGTTGCTAGGCAGAAATTATCTCAGACGAAAAGCCAGATTTGCCACTGCGAATTATTTTTCGAGGTACCAATCTTACATCCCTTCTTACCCAGGAAATGTCATCACCCCTAAAACGGCAACGAATATCTTGTATTCCTGCACTAAGATCGCCATATGGAAAGCAAAAGTCTATGATCCATAGGCTACTCCCCTCATTCCATTCGGAGGGATGAAGCATAAAATCAGCGTCATTGATTAATCTACTTGATACCTCATCACTTAATAAAGCCCAGGTATAATATCCTCGAACGTCGCCAAAACCTGAGAATATAAAGGCTATCTGCTGATGTAATATTGCTGGTTCGATCCAGATCTTCAAAGCCAGTACCTGCGAAAATCTGTAGGTAGGTGAGTTGGTAATCAGCATGACCGCATAGCCAAGGTCGTGCGCATGCCTAACAACCGCAGTATTACTTGTCGAATTGCAGTAAGTCATCTTGCCACCCCTACTAACCACGGGAGATAAAATTTATAGCAATCATATGCGATGGCTTTAAGATGGCCAAAAGTTATCATACGATCAAAGCCCTCCGTTCTAGTCACACCGTCAATTGTGATTATAAATAGATTATCGCTCCCCTTGTAGACAATCTTGGGCGAAGCCGGCCAAACTATCTGTTCATAAAAACACGAACGACCGAACAAAAAATCCCCCTCACAAACTTTCTCATCAACATAGTGGGCTATCCAAGACATATCACCCCGGCCAGGCTTATTAGAATAGCGCAGCATCTCATTCATCTTCTGACTAACGACGATCTGTTCCCTGCACTGAAAAGCTCTTACTATACTAGTGTTTAGGAAATACAAAAAAGATTCCAATCGGTATCCCTTTAATAGACAGTATTCAGCTAGCTCATTCCTTAAATTGTGTTTATTTGAACTTAACTTGTCTGACGCGCAACTATCCACATACGACATGAGACTCCTTTTCAGCTGGGCTATCGATCCCTCTTCAAAAAAAATTAACAGCAGCACTTTTCCTAATGAGCTGATCTTGGCACCCCCTAGGTATCCGTCATCTCCAGCTTTGAAACGACGAGCTGTTTCTATTTCTAGTAGTAGAGTGATAGATTCAACCACCACCCTCCCATTCAGACCATCCGACAACATGCCCTGATCTAGCCCTAAAAGGTTGAGCAAAGCGCTGAACAGAATAGTTTTCGATTTCTCCGCATATAGGCGTTGAACGTCTCTTCGTACCTCCGCCGTCAATCCTGCACAGCCAGCACAATACTTTTCACAGTTATACGCAACGTCAACAATGGCTGCGATAAGTACCATATCTTGATTTTTTAGCTCGCGATCCCATACAAAGGTTGTCGATTCAGACGCTGGAAGGATATCTACTGTGCCGAAATCTAACAAACGTCCTTCAATAGTCAAGTTAGATGGTGACGCGGTATGCACAAGCCGCCTGATTTTGAGTTCTGCATACTGAACTAAGAACCGTTGCACCAGCTCGAACAATCCATGTCGTATATCACGCATCGCGCCAATTCCGGCCCGATCTAATGCACAACCAGTTTTAGTATAGGGCAGGTAAGCTGCTAGTTTCTGGACCGAGACTTTCACACGTTCAGCATCAGCTAACCCACCTAAGCGAGACTTGAAATAGATCGCCCGTTGGAAATGTGCTAATCTCAGATGCTGAGACCTTAACATCAAACTGTAAATTTCATCTTCGACCCCACCTGAGGGCAAAGCAAGTAGATGCTCAATATCTACTACACCATAAGGCAGTATATTTTTAAATATTCTTGACCATACGATTTCACAAACAGCACTCTGCAACGTTAATTTTCCGTCTAATTGAGAAATATCGTACCCGTCTCCTATCAAAGGAGTAAGTCCTATCCCCTTCACCTGAAGCTGATTCCCGATCCCGCATCGCCCACCACCTCCGTTGTGGAGTATCCCGCTTCCTCCGTAGCGCTCTGCGTAAAATACCTTATGCGTTTCTGCCCGTGTGGTGGCTTCGACCACATATGCATACGCGTTCAACAACTGTTTTTGCCGACGTGAACTTATTTTTTTTTTGCTAAA contains the following coding sequences:
- a CDS encoding HlyD family secretion protein, with protein sequence MNPRAGLFRTEAVKDFNALEVGEILIVRPITFKYVVTFSMLVVAALIVLFGVGTFNKRTLVVGEILPEKGLIRITPARAGLVVARHVEVGSVVKKGDVLFVVSSERYDLDKKPLIKAEVDGLAKSIELLQAEINQLEIQSAHEASALPQSLSRLKEKAARIESQINSQNQLLAVSLNAVSRYSELLKKGYVSVEQVQIKKTEYNIQLQRRERLRSETTAVDIEADELREKSRRAVVNLGTQISTLRRQLGVITNSARQKDHERDFPVTATVAGVVSSISVGVGQSVLVGGEVLTLVPEHSTMEAVLYASSSAVGFVTAGDEVELRFDAYPYQHYGFGRGRVISVTGSTANPYNSAGRHYVDGASAKSDFFLIRVALQDQSITVNDVRYQLKAGLTVQANLMRPKQRLYELFLEPFYRKRDLDIR
- a CDS encoding toxin-activating lysine-acyltransferase; the encoded protein is MTYCNSTSNTAVVRHAHDLGYAVMLITNSPTYRFSQVLALKIWIEPAILHQQIAFIFSGFGDVRGYYTWALLSDEVSSRLINDADFMLHPSEWNEGSSLWIIDFCFPYGDLSAGIQDIRCRFRGDDISWVRRDVRLVPRKIIRSGKSGFSSEIISA